Proteins from one Hemitrygon akajei unplaced genomic scaffold, sHemAka1.3 Scf000047, whole genome shotgun sequence genomic window:
- the LOC140720790 gene encoding uncharacterized protein, whose product MAHQRVHTGERPFTCSDSGKGFTQSSQLKVHQRVHTGERLFTCSDCGKGFMLSSHLMRHQSVHTGERPYTCSECGKGFIQSSELLAHQSVHTGERPFTCGECGKGFTRSSHLLAHQRVHTGEKPFTCSDCGKGFSWSSDLQKHQRVHSGERLFTCSVCGKGFTQLSNLQSHQRVHTGEKPFICSDCGKGFSQSATLQRHQRVHTGERPFTCSICGKGFTQSSDMLAHQRFHTGERPFTCSNCGKRFTQSSTLQRHQSVHTGERPFTCSVCGKGFTRSSTLLAHQSVHTGERPFTCGECGKGFTQLSHLQRHQQVHTG is encoded by the coding sequence atggctcaccagcgagttcacaccggggagcggccgttcacttgctcagactctgggaagggattcactcagtcatcccaactgaaggtacatcagcgagttcacactggggagaggctgttcacgtgctcagactgtgggaagggattcatgtTGTCATCTCACCtaatgagacaccagtcagttcacaccggggagcgaccgtacacctgctcagaatgtgggaaagggttCATTCAGTCATccgaactactggcacaccagtctgttcacactggggagaggccgtttacctgcggtgaatgtgggaagggattcactcggtcatctcacctactggcacaccagcgagttcacaccggggagaagccattcacctgctcagactgtgggaagggattctcttggTCATCTGATctacagaaacaccagcgagttcacagtggggagaggctgttcacctgctcagtctgtgggaagggattcactcagttatccaacctgcagagtcaccaacgagttcacactggggagaagccgttcatctgctcagactgtgggaaggggttcagtcaGTCAGCCACACTACAAAGAcaccagagagttcacactggggagaggccgttcacctgctcaatctgtgggaagggattcactcagtcatctgatatGCTGGCAcaccagcgatttcacactggggagaggccgttcacttgctcaaactgtgggaagagattcactcagtcatccaccctacagagacaccagtcagttcacactggggagaggccattcacctgctcagtctgtggaaagggattcacacgGTCATCCACCCTATtggcacatcagtcagttcacactggggagaggccgttcacctgcggtgaatgtgggaaggggttcactcagttatctcatctacagagacaccagcaagttcacactgggtag